The DNA region CAAAGCAATATTCAGAGTATATAACTGACTTATTTTATCTGATTTGTTTTCAACAAGGAAACTATACATATTGTCTTTGAATATTTAAAGGAATGGTCAGACATTTTGACAAATTCACTTTCTTCCAACTTAGATGAGGAGATTGATACCACTTTTATGTCTGCTTGCTAAATATGAGGCTAGAGCTAGGAgacaattagcttagcttaacattGAGACCAAACGCCCTGCAAGTGGGGCGTCCAGGGGCGCATTCTGCCCCCTACTTTACCATCCTCCAACATTATTTTATGTAGTGAATCACTGTAGCCTAGCAAATGCCCATATATTACAACACTTACGGTAAAAAGATGTTTCAATCATTTCTGTCCACTCTTAAGACATTAGGTAAGATGAAGGCAGACAAACATAAAATGGATAGAATATTTTGTGAACTGAAATTACTGTTTCTTAATTGGACGCTTACGACTATAGGCCAAACATATTCGGTAGCTATGCACAGGCAACTAGCTAGTCaacacacattttgaaagtctgTTAATTGCTTCATTCATGATATCACATTGAAATGCCATGTCCAAAGCAATGCTTTTTTCAATAAAGGCAATCAAGGTGATCCCAAAGTTTATTTAGGTGGTGAAAAAATGCAAgagtaatatttatttttgatttatagTGAAATATGGATTTCCGCCATGGTTGCTTACGACACAAGGAGAACGTTAATATTCCTATTGCCTGCTTGTTGTTACTCAGTTGCCGAAGTGTTACTGTCCCGCAAACTTGTTGTCGTAGTATTACTTAAGTTAAGTAGTTAAGTTAAGTAAGAGTCTCCAGTCTATCTACTgctacacatacaaacacaaacacacacactttttggcCCCCACACTGCTGAAATTAATCCGGCACCTCTGATTAAGACTGGAAAAACAAGGGGAAATAGCTAGACTGTGTCTTtccacagagggaaaaaaaatccactgacTGTTATTTTAAACTATGGACATAGCTAGGCCAGCTGTTTcaccctgtttccagtctttatgctaataACTGGGTCTAGCCTCATATGCAGACAGATACATTGGTGGaatcttctcatcaaactctgtgcaagaaagcaaatgagggcatctcccaaaatgtcaaatctaCTCCTTTACACACAAGTAACAAAACCTCTACATGAGTGGTGTAGGCCTGCAGTAGTTCACACCCTTCAATTTCATCTAAGCAGGCATTATTGTCTTAAGTCTAAGTGGCTATTGTGTCCATGCACTAGAATCAACATCTTGGGTGCAGATCCTCGAATGAACCCCTTCAACAACGATTACTTCAATGGGCGGTGTGACCGTGTGAGGAATCCAAACACTGGGCGGCATGACAGGCTTCCCTGGAATATTGGTGTCCTCAACTATCAGGTTAGCTATAAACATCTCTACTATTTTATCCAGAGGATCCATGTTACAGTgttggatgtctatgttaaacatagtCAAAGGTTCAAAAACTTGaagtgaatgtatgtaaaaatgctccctttAAGTCAAAAGCCAGatcttcagcctgctctgaacgctTTGTTTGCAACGGCACCTCTACTTCTCTAACGAACTGCCATCAGATCCTTTGCGCATGCCCACAAACAGCTGTCCGTCCATGGATTGTTGGCATTGTCCACTTATACATTTTAGATTTGGATGTTAGCTTCTTACTActattgtgtgtttatgaggCAGCTTCcagaagctaaccaatcaggACAGAGTGAGCACATTGGGATgagggccttaaagagacagtagctaaaacagcctgtttcagacagaggctgcaTTAAGACCCAGTACAAGATAAACTGGGGGTCTTttaaactataatatatattCCAGTATAGCCCTGGAGTAAAAAAATAGAGACCTGGAAATGTACATGATTTAACATGACTTAACACTTTTGCACCCTTTCTTTCCAGACTCAAGTGGAAGAAACTATTTCTAGAGAAATATATGAGGACTCACATACCCTCCTAAGGGAAATGCTGAGAGAGATGAGTGTTAAAGTTGACGCTggactttcatttaaatttaagcCAAGTGAGCCGTCCATGGCAAATGTTTCTCTAAACCTGAATTTCCATACTGGATACGAGAAGACATCAATGGTTAAGAACGTTGCAGAGACCACCAATGTTCAGGTAAATGTCAGACAGTGATAAGTAATCCAGTATCTTAAGACTATCTCAAAAACAGTACATACCATTTGcaactgtatttattaatacTTCTCTCCTGCACACTCAGAACAAGAGCTTTATGCGGGTGAAGGGCAGAGTACAGCTGAGCACCTACAGGCTGCGCTCCCGTGAGCTCAAAGTGGCAGATGAATTCCTCGAGCATGTCAAATCTTTGCCTTTGGAGTATGAGAAGGGTATTTATTTCGCCTTCCTGGAGGACTATGGAACTCACTACACCAAAAATGGGAAATCTGGCGGTGAATATGAATTGCTGTATGTTCTCAATCAGGACACCATCAAGGCGAAAAGTATGTGTATCCCAGCAAGTGTCTACcttcaaaataatacattttattttcaaatgtttaatttactgttatGAGACTGAAATGTCAGTCATCTTTGTTTCAAATCACAATGTTGGCTAAACTGAGAAGCACTCATCCTGTATACTTTATGATTCTTGCAGATCTGACCGAGAGAAAGGTTCAAGAATGCGTCAAATTAGGCATCACAGCAGATTTTGGTACAACGAGTCTTACTGATGGAAAAGCACACTACAACCGTGATGGTTGTGACAATGTAACAACCAAAGATCAaggtctgttttatttgttattttttcacCATATCACAGTACTAAGTAAACCCTTCTGTATAGAGTCAGTATTTAAAGGATAGGTTGTCATGTTTTCATGTCTATCTTAATACAATACTCACATGCTATATACACATTAAAAGAGTTATTTGTCACAGTACTCATTTCTACTGTCCATACTGGCTGTGAAAATATTCTTAACTAAACATTGTGAAATTTTGGACAAGATGCAAAAATGCTTTCTAAAATTCAGACAAATCTAATGGGAGGCTACAGCATGCTCAGATAGAAAGAGCAGCTGTAGGGATTATGACTATTGTGTGCCGAGAGCTAAGTAGGAAACAATGTAGTGTGATTATAAAGCCCTCGGAAGGAAGAGGTCTAACCTTAACATCAAACTTTAACAAGGGAGACCAGTTTGTTTCCCATATCCTACCAAGAGtcaatatcttcttttttttttaaccatgaccaTGGTCGATCCCTAACTGTAACTACATGGTTACAACGAAGACAAAGGTCCTTTAACCTTCACAAAGTAATGCTTTTATCCAAACCATCAAGTTGTTATTTTAACCTAAATGGCAATGTTGTCCTCTTGATAGTGATGTTagattaaaacacacatgtCATACTGTAGGATATGGCCCAATAACACATTTTGTCATGtgatttggaggacttgttgttTACCCCAGCAAAGCAACTACCAGGACACATCCCTCAGCAGCTCAACAAGGAAAAAATGTGGCAAACAACCAAAAAGGAAACTATACTGTTGAAATGGCCATGTGTCAGTTTATGAAAAATCACTAAAAGACCCTTTCTTTGTTACACAGTTGATGCTCATGGCAAAGCATTGGTGGATAAGGTGTTGACATCAGTGAAAGGAGGTACCCTAGAAAGTGCTGTTGTTATGAGagctaaattaaataaagacgCAGTGATGGACCTCGATACCTATAAGAACTGGGCCAGGACAATCTCTGATGCCCCGGCGCTGATTCATAGTGAGGTAGGAATGATAGATCAGCAAAGTGAAGCAACTAtttgatggaaggaaggacattttaattattttgccaATGCTTTGGATTATAACCTCAAAAGTTATCACATTCCcagctgtagtttgtgtttAATGCTAATTATTAAATGTTGCATGTAGCATACAAACATGcgtaacccttacatactgttcttattctgactcataattatcTTTGCACCAATTCAAGTTAATAAATTctcttaatttatttatttttttagttttatggaTACAGGTCAATTGTGTACATTTGTATATTATGCAAAAAAGTGTACcagctgcacacatttttttttttatgttgcattttatttaaattgtttaatgttttatgagtatgttagcattgtcattgtgggCATGCTGGTGTTAGCATGTAGCCATGAATAAGTTCAAACTTCAGAGCTGCTACCATGGTTACTCAATCTTGTAAGAGATGAGGTAAATAAAAGATGATGGTATTTCTTGTgatatacattttcttttataatatTCAAGCCAGTGaaataattcacattttctgttgtttctgaCAGCCAGAACCCATCTACATGTTAATTCCAGTGCACATGTCAAATGCTAACGCAAGGATATCCAACCTAAAGCGGGCCACAACAGACTATGTGGCAGAGTATAACGTGTGCAAGTGCAAGCCTTGTCATAACGGAGGCACTCTTACTCTGCTGGATGGAAAGTGTATGTGCCTGTGCTCTAGCCTGTTTGAAGGGATGGCCTGCCAGAATTATAAGGGGGACAAATCTAAATTTGCAGGTAAGATTAAACAGTGTGGTATcagataaatacaaaacatatgtacagtatgtgttaatTTGGATAATGTTTTGCAGGTACAAAACCTACTGTCACTCAGGAAGGCAACTGGTCATGCTGGTCTGCTTGGTCTAACTGTAGTGGAGGGAAACAAACCAGAACACGTGCCTGCAACAGTGACGGGCTCCCTGGAGCTCAGTGCAGAGGAGACACCAGTAGTGAAGAGCACTGCTGAGCACATATCCAACCATTCAGCAAACATaatctctctcattttctctttgtccCTCTCTCTGACAAAGCAacatgttctttaaaaaaaggtaaatatcAAAGGATTCAAATACCTGATCAAAATTCTGCTTAGCATACTTAATAAGGACAACAGAGCCATCTTGAGGTCAGATCATAAAGtgacagttgttttgttttttttaaatcatttgtgattttaatgtCAATAGTTTGAGAATACAGTATTCATTGTAAATATGTACACATAATGGATTTAGTTGAAAATAATAAGCTTATGTGAAAATTAAATGATCCTTCGTACCCCAACAAAAAAGTCTTctggtatttttgtttttactatgAACTACCTTTAATGAACATT from Scomber scombrus chromosome 15, fScoSco1.1, whole genome shotgun sequence includes:
- the c9 gene encoding complement component C9, which produces MRLEVALPLGFFGLCLSLVLLGEGMGVNIPDPPAVDCVRSQWSAWSSCDPCTKTQRRSRSTVVFSQFGGTACEGSVGDKQFCVPDTECELPPLPECSDSEFQCESGPCIKKRLMCNGDYDCEDGSDEDCDPERKPCGTSALENNEQGRTAGYGINILGADPRMNPFNNDYFNGRCDRVRNPNTGRHDRLPWNIGVLNYQTQVEETISREIYEDSHTLLREMLREMSVKVDAGLSFKFKPSEPSMANVSLNLNFHTGYEKTSMVKNVAETTNVQNKSFMRVKGRVQLSTYRLRSRELKVADEFLEHVKSLPLEYEKGIYFAFLEDYGTHYTKNGKSGGEYELLYVLNQDTIKAKNLTERKVQECVKLGITADFGTTSLTDGKAHYNRDGCDNVTTKDQVDAHGKALVDKVLTSVKGGTLESAVVMRAKLNKDAVMDLDTYKNWARTISDAPALIHSEPEPIYMLIPVHMSNANARISNLKRATTDYVAEYNVCKCKPCHNGGTLTLLDGKCMCLCSSLFEGMACQNYKGDKSKFAGTKPTVTQEGNWSCWSAWSNCSGGKQTRTRACNSDGLPGAQCRGDTSSEEHC